A window of Ruania suaedae contains these coding sequences:
- a CDS encoding NAD-dependent malic enzyme, whose amino-acid sequence MTTPSVSYSITVRLEMPAQPSAVSTITTTVERAGGVVTAVDVSASGVDRLQVDVTCATGGEDDAKHIVDALGDIDGVTIGRVSDRTFLAHLGGKIEIQPKMQIRHRDDLSLIYTPGVGRVSQQLAAHPEDAVRLTIKRNTVAVVTDGSAVLGLGNIGPTAALPVMEGKAALFKRFSGIDAFPICLDTQDVDEIVRTVKIIAPVFAGINLEDISAPRCFEIEARLREELDIPVFHDDQHGTAIVALAALQNALKVVGKRIEDVRIVQSGAGAAGSAILRLMLAAGAKHVVACDIDGVIHPGREGLDASLRWIAEATEGEQYPGTLRDAIVGADVFIGVSAPNLLTEADVAGMAERSIVFAMANPLPEIDPAIATRHAAVVATGRSDFANQINNVLAFPGVFRGLLDGRSTRITDEMLLAAATALAEVVTPEELNATYIVPSVFHQHLHGAIAAAVRAAAEADSESRASVTRS is encoded by the coding sequence ATGACTACCCCCAGCGTCAGCTACTCGATCACGGTCCGGCTGGAGATGCCCGCGCAGCCCTCGGCGGTGAGCACGATCACCACCACGGTCGAGCGTGCCGGCGGTGTGGTCACGGCGGTCGACGTCTCGGCCTCGGGCGTGGACCGCCTGCAGGTGGACGTCACCTGCGCCACGGGTGGCGAGGACGACGCCAAACACATCGTGGACGCCTTGGGTGACATCGACGGCGTCACCATCGGTCGGGTCTCGGACCGGACCTTCCTTGCCCACCTGGGTGGCAAGATCGAGATCCAGCCGAAGATGCAGATCCGCCACCGTGATGATCTGTCGTTGATCTACACCCCCGGGGTGGGTCGGGTGAGCCAGCAGCTGGCCGCGCACCCGGAGGACGCGGTGCGCCTGACCATCAAGCGCAACACCGTGGCCGTGGTCACCGACGGTTCGGCGGTGCTCGGGCTGGGGAACATCGGCCCGACGGCGGCCCTGCCGGTGATGGAGGGCAAGGCGGCGCTGTTCAAGCGGTTCTCGGGGATCGACGCCTTTCCGATCTGCCTGGACACCCAGGACGTGGACGAGATCGTCCGGACCGTGAAGATCATCGCGCCGGTCTTCGCCGGCATCAACCTCGAGGACATCTCGGCGCCCCGGTGCTTCGAGATCGAGGCGCGGCTGCGCGAGGAGCTCGACATCCCGGTCTTCCACGACGATCAGCACGGGACGGCGATCGTGGCACTGGCAGCGCTGCAGAACGCCCTCAAGGTGGTGGGCAAGCGCATCGAGGACGTGCGCATCGTCCAGTCCGGCGCCGGAGCGGCCGGGTCGGCGATCCTGCGGCTGATGCTGGCCGCCGGGGCCAAGCACGTGGTGGCCTGTGACATCGACGGCGTCATCCACCCGGGCCGGGAGGGCCTCGACGCGTCGTTGCGGTGGATCGCCGAGGCCACCGAGGGGGAGCAGTACCCGGGCACGCTGCGCGACGCGATCGTCGGCGCCGACGTGTTCATCGGCGTCTCCGCGCCCAATCTGCTCACCGAGGCCGATGTGGCCGGGATGGCCGAGCGCTCGATCGTGTTCGCGATGGCGAACCCGCTGCCGGAGATCGACCCGGCGATCGCGACCCGTCACGCGGCGGTGGTGGCGACCGGGCGCAGCGATTTCGCCAACCAGATCAACAACGTGCTCGCCTTCCCGGGGGTGTTCCGCGGGCTGCTGGACGGGCGCTCCACCCGGATCACCGACGAGATGCTGCTGGCCGCGGCGACGGCCCTGGCCGAGGTGGTCACCCCGGAGGAGCTCAACGCCACCTACATCGTGCCGAGCGTGTTCCACCAGCATCTGCACGGCGCGATCGCCGCTGCGGTGCGGGCCGCGGCGGAGGCGGACAGCGAGTCGAGGGCGTCGGTCACGCGCAGCTGA
- a CDS encoding MFS transporter: MPSASDSPPEEHDSRRRWSAFAVCLAAGFLTLLDVSIVNVALPSIEGALEADPAEVQWIVAGYTLAFGLVLVPAGRLGDLFGRRRMFLIGVTLFALTSALCGAAPSAELLAVGRVLQGVAAGTLNPQVIALIQELFRGPERGRAFGMFGATVGISTAIGPLLGGALIALFGAEQGWRAVFWVNVPVGVVVLVLAWRLLPRVEPTDRRVGIDVVGLGLLGVTVLAFMLPFLESSEGGGPAEAPWWLLAVSLAAGAAFLWWERRYERAGGHPVITRALLRTPSYTRGATIGMLYFGGFTGIFLLATLYLQSGLELAAWQAGLVLTPFALAGAVSSWLGGRWVARAGRRLVTGGITLMIAGVIAADVLVVLIDGPQVAWWLAGVLMVSGFGNGIVISPNQALALADVPVDQAGVAGGALQTGQRVGTSVGVAASGSLFFITLAASGDYGEAMSVGLRVVIGVLLLALVVAVVDGRRRRSDEVTT, from the coding sequence GTGCCGTCCGCCTCCGACTCGCCCCCCGAGGAACACGATTCCCGACGGCGCTGGTCCGCCTTCGCGGTCTGCCTCGCCGCAGGCTTCCTGACACTGCTCGACGTCTCCATCGTCAACGTCGCGCTGCCCTCGATCGAGGGAGCGCTCGAGGCGGACCCGGCCGAGGTGCAGTGGATCGTCGCGGGCTACACCCTCGCGTTCGGCCTGGTGCTGGTGCCCGCCGGCCGCCTGGGCGACCTGTTCGGGCGACGCCGGATGTTCCTGATCGGGGTCACGCTGTTCGCGCTGACCTCGGCGCTGTGCGGGGCCGCACCCAGCGCGGAGCTCCTGGCGGTCGGCCGCGTGCTGCAGGGGGTGGCGGCCGGCACGCTCAACCCGCAGGTGATCGCGCTCATCCAGGAGCTGTTCCGGGGCCCCGAGCGCGGCCGCGCCTTCGGGATGTTCGGAGCCACCGTCGGCATCTCCACCGCGATCGGCCCACTGCTCGGCGGCGCGCTGATCGCGCTGTTCGGCGCCGAGCAGGGCTGGCGGGCCGTCTTCTGGGTCAACGTCCCGGTCGGCGTCGTGGTGCTGGTGCTGGCATGGCGGCTGCTGCCGCGGGTCGAGCCCACCGACCGCAGAGTCGGGATCGACGTCGTCGGGCTGGGGCTGCTGGGAGTGACGGTGCTGGCCTTCATGCTCCCGTTCCTGGAGTCCTCCGAGGGCGGCGGCCCCGCAGAGGCTCCCTGGTGGCTGCTCGCCGTGAGCCTCGCCGCCGGTGCCGCCTTCCTGTGGTGGGAGCGCCGCTACGAACGCGCGGGCGGACATCCCGTCATCACCCGCGCCCTGCTGCGCACGCCGTCCTACACCCGTGGCGCGACCATCGGCATGCTCTACTTCGGCGGTTTCACCGGCATCTTCCTGCTCGCCACGCTCTACCTGCAATCGGGGCTGGAGCTGGCGGCCTGGCAGGCCGGGCTGGTGCTCACCCCGTTCGCACTCGCCGGCGCCGTCTCGAGCTGGCTCGGTGGCCGCTGGGTCGCCCGAGCCGGGCGCCGCCTGGTCACCGGAGGCATCACGCTGATGATCGCGGGGGTGATCGCCGCCGACGTCCTCGTGGTCCTCATCGACGGGCCCCAGGTGGCCTGGTGGCTGGCCGGGGTCCTGATGGTCTCGGGGTTCGGCAACGGCATCGTCATCTCGCCCAACCAGGCGCTCGCACTCGCCGACGTGCCCGTGGACCAGGCGGGAGTGGCCGGGGGTGCGCTGCAGACCGGCCAGCGAGTGGGCACCTCGGTGGGGGTGGCGGCGTCGGGGTCGCTGTTCTTCATCACCCTGGCCGCCTCCGGCGACTACGGCGAAGCCATGTCCGTCGGCCTGCGGGTGGTCATCGGCGTGCTGCTGCTCGCGCTCGTGGTCGCCGTCGTGGACGGTCGGCGACGACGCAGCGATGAGGTCACGACGTAG